The following is a genomic window from Dehalogenimonas sp. 4OHTPN.
CCAGCCGGGCTTCCTGGAACATCTTCCGGGGCAGGAATGAAATGTAGTCCCGCCACGGGCAGGTGGCGGAGCAGGTGCCACATTGGAAACATTCGGCAAGGGCGGATCCCCCGCTTTCCTTTATCAGTTCTACTACTTCTTGAAAAGGCGCCCTAGCAGTCAATAGACACCTCCATATAAAGTTGAACGTTCATTCAATATTTCCGGATTATAACACACGATGTGGAAGGAACAAAACAGGTCACCAAGAGTAATAAGCTAACTCAAGAGTGGACAAATTATACACAGCCTGATCAACAACCACGTCATGCCGCCAACCGCGTCAAGTTAACTAAAAAAACAACGATCACGCCGTTTAATAGGAATGTTCCGGTTGCTCGGTGGTGGTAGGTACCTCAACAGTCACCGTTGTTCCCTCGCCAGGGTTAGACTTAATGGCAAGTCGAGCGCCTATGAGCTGGGCTCTCTCCTGCATACCAGTAAGGCCTAGCTTCCCGCTGACAGCCAAATCACCGATGCGATCCGGAGGATGGAAACCGCGGCCGTTATCCCTGATGGTGACAACAGTGATTTCCGGAGTAAAATCAACGGTAACCACGGCGCGACTGGCCATGGCATGCTTTCCAATGTTACGTAGCGATTCTTGAACAATGCGGAAAAGGACGAGTTCCACCTCCGGTGCGAATCTGCGCTGCTCACCATTTACCTGAAGTCCTATCTTGAGTTTGTAATGTTTAGCCAGTTCCGGAACAAGCCAGTCTATGGCAGGGATGAGACCCAAATCATCGAGAACTGATGGTCTTAGGTCCTGACTGAAACGACGGACACCGGATAAGGTGCGGTTGACATGTTGGTGCATATCCTCAAGGTAAGCTTCATCGCTTGACGCTAACGCAGGGTGGAGAGACATGAATCCGTCGATTTTACGGGAAATAGCGATCAAGTCCTGAGCCGTTTCATCGTGAAGTTCTTGAGCAATTCTGCGGCGTTCTTCTTCCTGAGCGATGGTTATCTGCTTAAGATAAAACCGTAAATTTTGCTGCATCCGTTGAAGTTCGCGTTGGGCGTTCTCCAGCCGCAGATAGGCGACCTGGCGATGTTTCTTGTCCGTTTCATAGCTTTCCAGCCACAAATTGACCACCAAACCGATAATAATTATGCCGACAACCTCTATGATCTCATCGGGATATGAAGTTACTTCACCAATGAAAATATTTGGCACGATAATCGCCACAGCGACTAGCAGCGCCAGCAGCCCGACGCGCATGCCGAAAACCAAGGCGGCATAAGTTACCGGCAGCAGCATGATTAGCCGGCCGAACGAGTGTCGGGTTAACGACAGAAAAGAGTCAGGATCAAGAATATCAATGAAGGGAATTAATTGCGGGTATTGCAATAAAAAGCCGCCGGTAAATAGCAACACTAGCAGCCAGAAATGGAAATTCAGGAATATCCTGGGCAAGCGGCGACGCCGTCTGACAGGTTTTTCAGCGGTCTTCACAGTCCAAGCAGGGACGGCGCTTACGGCAATTCCTCCATGTAGAACCAGCCACGTTTAAGGCCGTAAAGGATTGCTTCGGTTCGCGAAGCTACAGCCAACTTCTTGAAGATGTTTGATAGGTGGGTCTGCACAGTCCGGTTACTTACGAAAAGCTGCTCGGCGATATCACGGTTGCTAACGCCTTTTGCCGCAAGTTTCAGCACTTCCATTTCCCGCTCGGTCAATGTGTTGACTGGAGATTCTTCCTCCAATTTAACAGCTTTGGTTTTTAGGTGATCAATGACACGGCGAGTAGTAGACGGCTGTAAAATCGATTCGCCGGAAAACACTGCTCTAATGGCGTCAATAAGTTGATTACCGCGGACATTTTTAAGAAGATAACCGGCTGCGCCAGCTTCGAGCAAGGCCATAATGTATTGGTCGCTGTCATAGGCAGTCAGGATCAGTACTGCGGTGGTCGGCAGAAATTTCTTTATTTGCTTGGTGGCCTCGATGCCATTCATATTGGGCATCGCAATATCCATGACTATAACATCGGGCCGGTAGATACGAGCTAGTTCCACCGCCTCTACACCGTCGGAGGCTTCTGCCACAACCTTCATGTCAGGCTGGCGCTCTACCATCTCCTTGGTGCCCTCCCGGACAATTACGTGATCATCGGCCAGGAGGACCTTGATCTTTTCAATACTTTCCATAATATCTGCCATGGTAATTATATTCCGGGATCGGACCGATGTCTATCGTTTGACACACTGGGAGGCTGACAAGAAGGCAGCGATAGACTGGCATAAGACGGCGATGTCTTCGGTGGGCAAGTAGTGAGAAATCGAACTATCGAACAATACGGCACCTTCGGCCTCGAAGTCACCGTCCCCAATCCACACTACCCAGTAAATAACCGCCTGAGGTAAAGCCTGGATGGACACCGCAGCGTCCCCGAAAACAGCCGGTTCGCCTCCTAAAGCTTCGGCCGAAATAACGAGGTTCTCGGGTTCATCCCCGTATCGGGCGAGAACCGGGGCGACGGTCCGCCTGCCGAATGTAGGGTAGTAAGCACGGCCGCCCGGCAGTTCTTTGAATGTTATCAGGTTCCCGGTAGCTGCGGTACCGTCAGCAGTCACCAAGTAGTGTAAAATGACTAGTTTATCGGTTATGGACAAAGTCCGCTCCGCTGATTCAACTGTTCGGTGTTGGAGATCAATGACTACCTCGGCACCGATGAAAGTAAGTTGCAGAGTCAGATCGCCCTTTCTGATGGCTCCGGTACTGCGGCAGACCACATCTAAGTCGAACTTCGATAGTCTGTCGAAAGCCAAACGGTAAGACTGATTATACGCTCGGTCGTAACCGCCGGGAGATGGTAGCGTGGGAACATCCATCCAGCCACTATACCTCGAGCCAAGAGTGGGAGTAAAGCGTGCGCCCGGTAAGGACTTTCACTGTCTTGACGTAATCCTGCTGCCATTTAGGTAAGGAAGACATGTTTAAAACCTCACCCTCTAATGCTTGGTGAACAATATCAACAATATCCGGCCGCCGGCCCCGAGCGATGTCGAGAAGTTCTTTATCGAAGGCATCGACGATAGCGCCGTATAAACCATGGCGCATCAGCATGATGAGGTAAGTCCGGTTAAGTATTGGGCGCAGGGGTGCCGGCGTGCCGTTGGAGATGTTCGACAGGCCAACGACCGATTTACAGCCGGGAGCGATCTCGGTCAGTATGGCCAGGAACTCGGCGCAGGCGTTGACCTGGGAAATCTCTCCGGAGACCGGGGTGACAATAGGGTCGATCCAAATATCCTCGTTGGGAATGCCTCGCTCATTAGCCTCGTAGACGAGTTCGACAGCCAACAGGCAGCGCTCATTGGCGTCCCGCGGCATACCCTCAATACCCCAGAGCAAGCCGACCATTTCGGCGCCATATTGTTTGACTAACGGCAAAAGCGTTTCCAGGCGCTCAGGCTGCAACGACACTGAGTTGACCAAGGCGCGCTGGCGACACAATCGCAGTCCATCTTCGATAGCCATTGAATTAGTGGTGTCTAGCGACAGCGGCAGGCAGGAAACCTCCTGAACGATATTTACCAGCCATGACATCAACTCGGCTCCGGTCTTTTTGGCCGGACCGATATTCAGGTCGAGCATATCCATCCCGGCTCTGGTCTCGAAAGCGGCCAATGACTTTACAGGCTCGCTTCGACGCTCTTTTAACGCAGGCCCGATGGTCTGCGACATGACATTAATATTCTCGCCGATGAGAATTACCATCGCCGATCCCTTAGCTCTTCCAATTGGTCTTGAGAAAAGACAGCAGATGGGCTGCTTCCCTGGGACCGACCATGATCTCCCAGCCGGGAAGTTCCTCTTCCAAACCCCCACTCTCCATGGCGATGTACCCAGGAATGATGATCTTTCGATGTTTGACTTTATCGGCAATCCCTGATTTTTTGATAAAGCCGGCGATATTGTCGGCGCCGAATTTCCCCGCCGCCCAAGCGGTCATGACCGAAAGCCCCTCGGTATCCTTGATCAGCAAGTGGGCTGGAACACGGGTGTTCTCAATCTCGCCGGAGACGATAAAATAGGTCAGCGAGAAGTTGCAGGTGATGGCTACGGGCGAGTTCTCGTCCGGCCCGTTGATTTCGTAGACCCCTTCAGCGGTGGTTTGCGGACGCTGAGGATCGGCGTAAAGGTTCATACGAGCGACCATAAGGGGGAACAACGTTTCGCCCTTGAAATCAGACAGGACGATGATACCAGCGTATTTGGCGACCATGACCGAGGCTATCAGTGCCTCCTTGAGTAGGTCACCCGTCATTTCACACGGGAAAGTGATGGCAGGATAGCCCAGCAAACGGAATTTCTTCATCAAAGCCAGGCGTCGGATAGCCACCTGATCGGCCAGGGCTTGTTTGAGGTTTCTCGCGCCTGAATCCAGGATGATATCCCTGACGCCTAATTTGACCAGCCGGTCGGTCAATTCCGCCAGGCCGTCAAGGTCGTTGCTCCGCGCCACAACCGGCAAGGCCATGTCAATGGCGATCGGAGCGACTAGATCGAAGTTGGCGGCAGTAACGGCACACAAAACCGGCTTGCGTTCAGCACAGGCTTCGGCGGCGGCCAGGCAGCCGTCAACATCCTCACACTGTAATATTATGCCGGCGTCGGACTCAGTCCGAGCACGGTGGGCAAGGGCAGCGTACGCCCCTGGGTTACCCGACTGGTATTTTAAAGTTACCAGCTCCGGCTTAAGAGTTGCGCCAACCCGATTGAAGACATACTCCTTCAAGCTTCTCAACCTGCGCCCGATCTCGGTATCGGACATGGTGTCGCTTATAACCACGGCCAGTCCCGGAGGGTTTTCAAATCGCTTCTCATGGCGGTAAAGCACCGTCTCGCCACCGATCTTCAGTGGTTTGCCGCCGGTGGCGATAGAGATAGGCCGGATGGGCGGCGCCGATGCTTCTTCCAGCTTACCCTTGGATTCGGCGCTGACGAAGGGGCAGGCTGCCAGTTCAGCCTTACCAGCTGCCAGACTCATGGCGAAAGCCAGACAGGTAGGCACGCCGCACTTACCGCAATTGGTTTTGGGTAGATACTTAAATATTTCGATACCAGACAAAGCCATCAGGTGTCTCCTTTGGTTATATCAAGGGTTCAAGGGACAGGGCCGGGTGGTTCTTTGCGGTCAAGAAAGGCAGGATTTCTTCTTCAGTAGTGCCGACAGTTTCGTCAGCGATGCGGTCAAGGAGATCCGGAATGCCAACCTCGTTCGCCCTTTCGTTGAAGAGTTCAGCGACTTCCTCTTTCAACGACCGAGGCATCCATACGAGCCTTTTGATGCCGCCTTCAGCGGCTAAATATTTTCGCTGGGTAATATTGTACTTGGAATGCCCGACGAAGCCAGGTGTGGTGACGCCGCCGCCGATCGTACCGGCCAAGGTTGTAAATTTCATGCCGCAGGGCGTCATGTCGGTGAACTCCCGATTGACGGTCATCACCCCATTACACATAGGCAGAATGGAAGAGATACATTCCATACAGCCACAGGCGGTCATGGGATCAGAGATTATTGAGTAGAAATTATAATGGTCAACCTTACCGCGCGACGCCTTGAATACATATTCGTTGACACCCTTCCATTGACCGAGCCGGGCGTCGATGGTCTGGCCTTTTGGCACAGGTTGATTTGGACCGGTTGGAGCTATGTCGAACGAGGCTTTGCAGTCCATCCAATTATAGGAGCCGCACAATCCAGTGCGCTCCGGGCTGATAACGCAGACATGCGACGGGGCGAAGGACTGGCATAACAGACAAGAGTAGAAAGTTTCGGTTGTTTCATCGGTCATGCCCTCGATGCGAGCGTCGCGCGCAGCATAGATCTCCCTAGCCTTGGAGGCTACAGCAGATACATCATCTTTATTGGTGAATATCTTGACCTGGACTTTATCGAAAATACGGCCAAAATCCTGGTGCAGTTTCGCGTGGAGCAACTTGCCTATGTGCGCCAATCGGAAGCCTTTCTCTACGGCTGCTTTGCTCACGCGTAGCCAGCCGATGTCGCGCTGGCCAAGGTGCATCACCCCCTGGGCGTAGTTTATGAGATGGTGTATCTGGCGTTCGAGAATAGGCTCGTAGTCTTCCTGCATCTGCCGCCCGGCCACCTCAATTACGATAGCTAAGGGCAGCCTGCTGCCGGCCGGCACATCGGTTATCTCTGGACCAATAACTTCTACCAAACCGTCAATGACTTCATCTATCGGTTGAGAGGTGACCCATTCCACCATGGATGTCCGTCCTCCACCGCACTCCAAATATACCTTTTCTCCCCTGACGCGTTCGCCTTCGAAAGCCGGCCCGTAGGCTACTGGTACAGGGACCTGCGTGACAACTACTTTAACGCCGCGAACGTCGGCAGCACGAGCCACGATAGTATCATGCCGAACTCCAGAGATTATGCTAGGCGGAATCTCAGGTATCGGTGTGTCGGCGATAATCGGAAAACCGAAGTTAAGTGCACCGGCGGCAGTAGCGTACCATTCGTCGCTAAGGTCACCGAGGGCAATGACAAATGCTGCAACCCGGGTCTTGCAATATTCAAACAATTTGCGGTAATCGCCGGGAGCAACACCGCCAAACGAGAGAGCAACACGGACGGCGAAACCGATGGCAAATATTGTCGCAGATACATCCGGACCAAATGGTACTAACCGGGTCGACCAGCCGACTTGCGTACCAGCGCTGACCAGTTGCTCAGACAAACATCGGCCATCATTTGATGCACTCATAAAAGAGAAGAAATTGCGCTGTTGCAAATCAGCGGCGATGGAGGCAGCGATTTTTTCATCAGGCGCCGAGCCGAGAATCGCGGCGAAACCCGGAACACTTCCATCCACGAACTCTACACCACGTTTTCGGAGAATAACATCATCAGCAGCTCCGAGCCAGAGAGTGTCCTGTGTCGGGTCTTCGCTTTGTGTATAAATGTGGGGCGTTTCCAAGTACCGGATAGCTTCTAGCAATTCTTCGGCGAACAATGCCGCCAGTCCGGCGTCAAGAGTTGGACCAAGATAGGCCAACAGGTTGTTTCCGGGAGCCTTGGGCGGCAATAAGGCGCGACTGCGAATAAGGACCGTTTCCATGTCAGCGAGGGTCTCGACTTTTAGTCCCGTAACAGCGTAGATAACCGGTA
Proteins encoded in this region:
- a CDS encoding sensor histidine kinase → MKTAEKPVRRRRRLPRIFLNFHFWLLVLLFTGGFLLQYPQLIPFIDILDPDSFLSLTRHSFGRLIMLLPVTYAALVFGMRVGLLALLVAVAIIVPNIFIGEVTSYPDEIIEVVGIIIIGLVVNLWLESYETDKKHRQVAYLRLENAQRELQRMQQNLRFYLKQITIAQEEERRRIAQELHDETAQDLIAISRKIDGFMSLHPALASSDEAYLEDMHQHVNRTLSGVRRFSQDLRPSVLDDLGLIPAIDWLVPELAKHYKLKIGLQVNGEQRRFAPEVELVLFRIVQESLRNIGKHAMASRAVVTVDFTPEITVVTIRDNGRGFHPPDRIGDLAVSGKLGLTGMQERAQLIGARLAIKSNPGEGTTVTVEVPTTTEQPEHSY
- a CDS encoding response regulator transcription factor, whose product is MESIEKIKVLLADDHVIVREGTKEMVERQPDMKVVAEASDGVEAVELARIYRPDVIVMDIAMPNMNGIEATKQIKKFLPTTAVLILTAYDSDQYIMALLEAGAAGYLLKNVRGNQLIDAIRAVFSGESILQPSTTRRVIDHLKTKAVKLEEESPVNTLTEREMEVLKLAAKGVSNRDIAEQLFVSNRTVQTHLSNIFKKLAVASRTEAILYGLKRGWFYMEELP
- a CDS encoding DUF3786 domain-containing protein codes for the protein MAFDRLSKFDLDVVCRSTGAIRKGDLTLQLTFIGAEVVIDLQHRTVESAERTLSITDKLVILHYLVTADGTAATGNLITFKELPGGRAYYPTFGRRTVAPVLARYGDEPENLVISAEALGGEPAVFGDAAVSIQALPQAVIYWVVWIGDGDFEAEGAVLFDSSISHYLPTEDIAVLCQSIAAFLSASQCVKR
- a CDS encoding dihydropteroate synthase — its product is MVILIGENINVMSQTIGPALKERRSEPVKSLAAFETRAGMDMLDLNIGPAKKTGAELMSWLVNIVQEVSCLPLSLDTTNSMAIEDGLRLCRQRALVNSVSLQPERLETLLPLVKQYGAEMVGLLWGIEGMPRDANERCLLAVELVYEANERGIPNEDIWIDPIVTPVSGEISQVNACAEFLAILTEIAPGCKSVVGLSNISNGTPAPLRPILNRTYLIMLMRHGLYGAIVDAFDKELLDIARGRRPDIVDIVHQALEGEVLNMSSLPKWQQDYVKTVKVLTGRTLYSHSWLEV
- the acsC gene encoding acetyl-CoA decarbonylase/synthase complex subunit gamma produces the protein MALSGIEIFKYLPKTNCGKCGVPTCLAFAMSLAAGKAELAACPFVSAESKGKLEEASAPPIRPISIATGGKPLKIGGETVLYRHEKRFENPPGLAVVISDTMSDTEIGRRLRSLKEYVFNRVGATLKPELVTLKYQSGNPGAYAALAHRARTESDAGIILQCEDVDGCLAAAEACAERKPVLCAVTAANFDLVAPIAIDMALPVVARSNDLDGLAELTDRLVKLGVRDIILDSGARNLKQALADQVAIRRLALMKKFRLLGYPAITFPCEMTGDLLKEALIASVMVAKYAGIIVLSDFKGETLFPLMVARMNLYADPQRPQTTAEGVYEINGPDENSPVAITCNFSLTYFIVSGEIENTRVPAHLLIKDTEGLSVMTAWAAGKFGADNIAGFIKKSGIADKVKHRKIIIPGYIAMESGGLEEELPGWEIMVGPREAAHLLSFLKTNWKS
- the acsB gene encoding acetyl-CoA decarbonylase/synthase complex subunit alpha/beta; the protein is MSKIIYLAVIRGAYRLVEDAENAWRQAKKRWGDVKQVGFPNTAYFLPVIYAVTGLKVETLADMETVLIRSRALLPPKAPGNNLLAYLGPTLDAGLAALFAEELLEAIRYLETPHIYTQSEDPTQDTLWLGAADDVILRKRGVEFVDGSVPGFAAILGSAPDEKIAASIAADLQQRNFFSFMSASNDGRCLSEQLVSAGTQVGWSTRLVPFGPDVSATIFAIGFAVRVALSFGGVAPGDYRKLFEYCKTRVAAFVIALGDLSDEWYATAAGALNFGFPIIADTPIPEIPPSIISGVRHDTIVARAADVRGVKVVVTQVPVPVAYGPAFEGERVRGEKVYLECGGGRTSMVEWVTSQPIDEVIDGLVEVIGPEITDVPAGSRLPLAIVIEVAGRQMQEDYEPILERQIHHLINYAQGVMHLGQRDIGWLRVSKAAVEKGFRLAHIGKLLHAKLHQDFGRIFDKVQVKIFTNKDDVSAVASKAREIYAARDARIEGMTDETTETFYSCLLCQSFAPSHVCVISPERTGLCGSYNWMDCKASFDIAPTGPNQPVPKGQTIDARLGQWKGVNEYVFKASRGKVDHYNFYSIISDPMTACGCMECISSILPMCNGVMTVNREFTDMTPCGMKFTTLAGTIGGGVTTPGFVGHSKYNITQRKYLAAEGGIKRLVWMPRSLKEEVAELFNERANEVGIPDLLDRIADETVGTTEEEILPFLTAKNHPALSLEPLI